The following are encoded together in the Robertmurraya sp. FSL R5-0851 genome:
- a CDS encoding site-specific DNA-methyltransferase: MEFKKLPIDDLIPASYNPRKKLKPGDSEFEKIKNSIEQFGYVEPVIVNQDMTVIGGHQRITVLKTLGFTEIDCVVIDVDKTKEKALNIALNKISGEWNKELLADLIQDLQSLDYDVAFTGFDPPEIDQLFNEVHDKDIKEDDFDVEKELSEPAIAQKGDVWLLGRHRLVCGDSTDPEVYEVLMNGQKANLVVTDPPYNVNYSSQAGSIQNDNMKDEEFYNFLLKAYKNMAASMEKDASIYVFHADTEGYNFRKAFKDAGFYLSGVCIWAKQSLVLGRSPYQWKHEPILFGWRKDGKHNWYADRKQSTIWNFDRPSKNTIHPTMKPVSLCAYPIQNSSMSNCIVLDPFGGSGSTLMACEQTNRICYTIELDEKYADAIVKRYIEHVGTDANVFLERDGQKLSYSDVPKPVFDEIL; the protein is encoded by the coding sequence ATGGAATTTAAAAAGCTGCCCATTGATGATTTGATTCCTGCTAGTTATAACCCTAGGAAGAAACTGAAACCGGGCGACAGTGAATTTGAAAAGATTAAAAACAGCATCGAGCAGTTTGGCTATGTAGAGCCTGTTATCGTCAATCAGGATATGACGGTGATTGGAGGACATCAACGAATTACCGTTTTAAAGACATTAGGTTTTACGGAAATAGACTGTGTGGTCATCGATGTTGATAAGACGAAAGAGAAGGCTCTAAACATCGCTTTAAATAAAATCAGCGGTGAGTGGAATAAAGAGCTGTTAGCTGACCTGATTCAGGATTTACAATCATTGGATTATGATGTTGCCTTTACGGGTTTTGACCCACCAGAAATTGATCAGCTGTTTAACGAGGTTCATGATAAAGACATTAAAGAAGATGATTTTGATGTTGAAAAGGAGCTATCTGAACCAGCCATAGCTCAAAAAGGTGATGTGTGGTTACTTGGGAGACATCGTTTAGTGTGTGGAGATAGTACAGACCCGGAAGTTTATGAAGTTCTTATGAATGGTCAGAAGGCAAATCTTGTCGTAACGGACCCTCCGTATAATGTAAATTACTCTTCACAAGCGGGTAGTATCCAGAACGATAATATGAAAGATGAAGAGTTTTATAACTTCTTGCTAAAAGCCTATAAGAATATGGCTGCTAGTATGGAAAAGGATGCATCCATCTACGTGTTCCATGCTGACACGGAAGGTTATAACTTCAGGAAGGCATTCAAGGATGCTGGCTTTTACTTATCTGGTGTTTGTATCTGGGCCAAGCAAAGTTTGGTTCTTGGTAGGAGTCCTTACCAGTGGAAGCATGAACCGATTTTATTTGGCTGGAGAAAAGATGGAAAGCACAATTGGTACGCAGATCGAAAGCAGAGCACCATTTGGAATTTTGATAGACCTTCTAAAAATACAATCCACCCAACCATGAAACCAGTTAGTCTATGCGCCTACCCTATTCAGAATAGCAGCATGAGCAATTGCATCGTTTTAGATCCTTTTGGTGGGAGCGGGTCCACTCTTATGGCTTGCGAACAAACCAACCGAATCTGCTATACGATTGAACTGGATGAAAAATATGCAGATGCAATTGTCAAAAGGTATATCGAACATGTGGGGACAGATGCAAATGTGTTCTTAGAAAGGGACGGACAAAAGCTATCGTATTCAGATGTTCCTAAACCTGTATTTGATGAAATATTATAG
- a CDS encoding helix-turn-helix domain-containing protein, whose product MTEGEKQQIYALRLKGVGYKAIAAVLGKSRDTVRIFCKHNGLDGDAKVVSLNVKEQMKNHVLCSSCGKLLKQKGRGRVRKFCSDECRRKWWNENPQARKKRETATYNYTCPQCGGSFSCYGNKKRKFCSHDCYIKYRFWSEEDGI is encoded by the coding sequence GTGACTGAAGGCGAAAAACAACAAATCTATGCACTAAGGCTCAAAGGTGTTGGTTATAAAGCGATTGCTGCAGTGTTGGGGAAATCCCGTGATACTGTGCGTATTTTTTGTAAGCATAATGGCCTTGATGGCGACGCAAAAGTTGTTTCATTAAATGTGAAAGAACAAATGAAAAACCATGTGCTCTGCTCCTCCTGCGGTAAACTGCTTAAGCAAAAGGGTCGAGGAAGAGTTCGGAAGTTTTGTTCAGATGAATGCCGCCGTAAATGGTGGAATGAAAATCCTCAGGCACGAAAGAAAAGGGAAACCGCTACTTATAACTATACGTGTCCACAATGCGGGGGAAGTTTTAGTTGCTACGGAAATAAGAAGCGGAAGTTCTGCAGCCATGATTGTTATATCAAATATAGATTTTGGAGTGAAGAAGATGGAATTTAA
- a CDS encoding HNH endonuclease: MPKKPKKPCKHNGCPLLTDDKYCEFHAKLHVDDRANASERGYDSRWRKASKRFLNAHPLCKHCEQKGKMTQATVVDHIKPHRGDQRLFWDESNWQPLCKRCHDRKTRTEDQYPVYSF; encoded by the coding sequence ATGCCAAAGAAACCAAAGAAGCCGTGCAAACACAACGGTTGTCCTTTGTTAACGGATGACAAGTACTGTGAGTTTCATGCAAAGCTTCATGTAGATGATAGAGCGAACGCAAGCGAGCGTGGTTATGATAGCCGTTGGAGGAAGGCAAGCAAACGGTTCTTGAACGCCCATCCTCTTTGCAAACACTGTGAACAGAAAGGAAAGATGACTCAAGCGACGGTTGTTGACCACATCAAACCTCACCGAGGAGACCAGAGACTGTTCTGGGATGAAAGCAACTGGCAACCTTTGTGTAAGAGATGTCACGATCGTAAGACAAGAACAGAAGATCAGTATCCAGTTTACTCTTTTTAA
- a CDS encoding DUF1492 domain-containing protein, with protein sequence MNAKEYLSQALQLDQRINSKLVQVSMLRELALKTTSVLQDDKVQNTKQQSPMESALVKLMCLEEEINDDIDQLIDLKRELATFVSEIENQSYRLLLELRYLSGSTWEEVAAIMGYDVRWVYRLHRKALKEATERLESSPVECI encoded by the coding sequence GTGAACGCAAAAGAATATTTATCCCAGGCTCTTCAGCTGGATCAAAGAATAAACAGTAAACTTGTACAAGTGTCGATGTTACGAGAACTTGCTTTAAAAACAACATCCGTCCTTCAGGATGATAAAGTACAAAATACAAAACAACAATCACCGATGGAGAGTGCTCTCGTTAAGTTAATGTGCCTTGAAGAGGAAATCAATGACGACATTGATCAATTGATTGATTTAAAACGTGAGTTGGCAACCTTTGTATCTGAAATTGAGAATCAATCGTACCGATTACTTCTTGAGCTTCGTTATCTTAGTGGTAGCACTTGGGAAGAAGTCGCTGCTATCATGGGGTATGATGTACGGTGGGTCTATCGGTTGCATCGAAAGGCATTGAAAGAAGCAACGGAACGATTAGAAAGTAGCCCGGTGGAATGCATATGA
- a CDS encoding DEAD/DEAH box helicase, whose amino-acid sequence MKYKPYNYQSYATQWIIDKKKSALFLEMGMGKSVSTLTAILELVYDYFDVAKVLVIAPLRVASTTWEEEVEKWDHLKDLRISKVLGSEKQRVAALYKKADIYIINRENVTWLVNWFDADWPFDMVVIDELSSFKSSKAQRFKSLKKVRPFIKRLVGLTGTPAPNGLIDLWPQIYLLDGGERLGKTVTGYREKYFLPDKRNQMMVYTWKLKDGAEDTIYEKLSDICVSMKAKDYLELPERMDNVIPVELPKKAKEQYDRLEKELILSIEEADVLAGSAAVLANKLLQVANGAVYDEDGDVKHIHDEKLKALDELMEAASGKPMLVFYGYQHDKDRLLKHLKKLKPRILQTDQDIKDWNQGKVQVLLAHPASAGHGLNLQTGGNIIIWFGLTWSLELYQQANARLWRQGQKQSVVIHHIIAKDTIDERVMKALEDKDISQAALMEAVKARMNQYKEGLPHG is encoded by the coding sequence TTGAAATATAAACCGTATAATTATCAGTCTTATGCCACCCAATGGATTATCGATAAAAAGAAATCAGCTCTTTTCCTTGAGATGGGAATGGGAAAATCAGTGTCAACACTGACTGCGATTTTGGAGCTGGTGTATGACTACTTTGATGTGGCGAAGGTTCTAGTCATTGCGCCGCTTCGAGTAGCCAGTACAACTTGGGAGGAAGAAGTGGAGAAATGGGATCACTTGAAGGACCTCCGAATTTCAAAAGTACTTGGCAGTGAAAAACAAAGAGTAGCTGCTTTATATAAAAAAGCTGACATCTACATCATCAATCGAGAGAATGTCACTTGGCTCGTGAATTGGTTTGATGCCGATTGGCCATTTGACATGGTGGTCATTGATGAATTATCCAGCTTTAAATCTTCAAAAGCCCAACGGTTCAAATCGTTAAAAAAGGTGAGGCCTTTTATTAAACGATTGGTTGGATTAACAGGAACTCCGGCACCAAACGGGTTGATTGATTTGTGGCCACAGATTTATTTACTCGACGGTGGAGAGCGATTGGGTAAGACAGTCACTGGTTATCGGGAAAAATACTTCCTTCCAGATAAGCGAAATCAAATGATGGTCTACACTTGGAAGTTAAAAGATGGAGCGGAAGATACCATTTATGAAAAGCTATCCGATATTTGTGTGAGCATGAAAGCCAAGGATTATCTCGAGTTGCCTGAACGAATGGACAATGTAATACCCGTTGAATTGCCGAAAAAGGCGAAAGAGCAGTATGACCGATTAGAAAAAGAATTGATTTTATCGATTGAAGAAGCCGATGTCTTAGCTGGATCCGCAGCAGTACTGGCGAATAAGTTATTACAAGTAGCTAACGGTGCTGTTTACGATGAAGATGGAGATGTGAAGCATATTCATGATGAAAAGCTAAAAGCTTTGGATGAATTGATGGAAGCAGCAAGTGGGAAACCAATGCTTGTGTTTTATGGTTACCAACATGATAAAGACAGGCTTTTAAAACACTTAAAGAAACTAAAGCCGAGGATCCTTCAAACAGATCAAGATATCAAGGATTGGAATCAAGGGAAGGTTCAAGTTTTGTTAGCCCACCCAGCATCTGCTGGTCATGGGCTTAACCTTCAAACGGGTGGAAATATCATCATCTGGTTTGGGCTCACTTGGAGTCTTGAACTTTACCAACAAGCAAATGCAAGATTATGGCGGCAAGGTCAAAAACAATCGGTCGTGATTCACCACATCATTGCCAAAGACACCATTGATGAACGAGTGATGAAAGCACTGGAAGATAAAGACATAAGCCAAGCGGCATTAATGGAAGCGGTCAAAGCAAGAATGAATCAATATAAAGAGGGTTTACCTCATGGATAG
- a CDS encoding VRR-NUC domain-containing protein, producing the protein MNEVSIEKRLKKKVNENGGLALKLVSPGFAGVPDRLVLFPGSKIAFVELKAPAKKLRALQQKRKKQLVGLGFKVFKIDSYEAVDRMLEEMVL; encoded by the coding sequence ATGAATGAAGTGAGTATCGAAAAAAGGCTAAAAAAGAAAGTGAACGAAAATGGCGGGTTAGCATTAAAACTTGTGTCGCCCGGTTTTGCAGGTGTGCCTGATCGGTTGGTGCTCTTTCCTGGTTCAAAGATTGCTTTTGTGGAATTAAAGGCACCAGCTAAAAAGCTACGGGCCTTGCAGCAAAAACGAAAAAAGCAGCTGGTAGGCTTAGGGTTTAAAGTTTTTAAGATTGATAGCTACGAGGCGGTCGATCGAATGCTAGAGGAGATGGTCCTTTGA
- a CDS encoding virulence-associated E family protein, producing MKELSERRGNSLKHDANLTIATGRNRKELNWKNREMLWSEVVQKLSSTIRTHETYEEYKKLSKSKQDEIKDVGGFVGGTLKGGRRKQDSVVWRQIVSLDADFVKGDLWASVETMFGYGCAMYSTHKHHLKNPRLRLVIPLSRPVTADEYVPIARRIAADLGIDFFDDTTYQVHRLMYWPSTSSDGEFVFKVLDEPWIDPDDVLARYLDWRDSSYWPESSRTVHERKKLADKQGDPKAKEGVVGAFCRTYSVIDVIEKYLNDIYIPCEDPNRYTYSAGSTAGGLVIYENGDFAYSHHSTDPIGGRLCNAFDLVRMHLFGELDETVKEGTPINRLPSYKAMLEEALKDKQVKLTLGKEQLSFAADDFEDEDMEWLTELTRDQKGNIVSSAPNVILILENDPALKDRISLNDFVHRVVIKDDLPWRGVERGEYWSDSDDASLRNYLYSIYGIKGAGVIADAWSEVAVKYAFHPIKNYLNGLVWDGQERIETLLVDYLGADDNECVRTFTRKIMLAAVTRIYRPGAKFDYCVVLVGPQGVGKSYIIKLIGKEWHSDSLITVKGKEAYEQLQGAWILEMAELTATKKADTEAVKHFISKSEDTFRVAYGRHNETFKRQCVFFGTTNDYDFLNDPTGNRRFLPITVNGGGRKNMWGDLTEEEVDQIWAEAKVLYEKGESLSLSKDIEEKAYELQAAHTQENPIAESIRKYLETAVPLNWYELDIGTRRTYLHMDQGESQPEKTMKLNKVCAQMVWEELFQKDISIMTRYDAKEINMIIQHTPGWKRVSSIRFDNNYGTQRGFRREDL from the coding sequence GTGAAAGAGCTCAGTGAAAGAAGAGGCAATAGTTTAAAACACGATGCAAATCTTACAATTGCAACCGGAAGAAATCGAAAAGAACTGAACTGGAAAAATCGGGAGATGCTTTGGTCTGAGGTGGTTCAGAAGCTAAGTAGCACGATTCGAACCCATGAAACGTATGAGGAATATAAAAAGCTTTCCAAATCAAAGCAAGATGAGATTAAAGACGTTGGTGGATTTGTCGGTGGCACCTTAAAAGGTGGCCGAAGAAAACAGGACAGTGTGGTTTGGCGGCAGATTGTTTCCCTCGATGCTGACTTTGTGAAAGGGGACTTATGGGCATCTGTTGAGACCATGTTTGGCTACGGGTGCGCTATGTACTCTACTCATAAACACCATCTGAAGAATCCAAGGTTAAGGTTGGTCATTCCTTTATCAAGGCCAGTTACCGCCGATGAATATGTACCGATTGCAAGAAGGATTGCCGCTGACTTAGGAATTGACTTTTTTGATGATACCACCTATCAAGTGCACCGGCTGATGTATTGGCCATCAACATCATCTGATGGAGAGTTTGTTTTTAAAGTACTGGATGAGCCTTGGATTGATCCAGATGATGTGTTGGCGAGATATCTAGATTGGAGAGATTCTTCCTATTGGCCGGAAAGTTCTAGAACGGTTCATGAGAGAAAGAAGCTCGCTGATAAGCAAGGTGATCCGAAAGCTAAAGAAGGTGTCGTCGGTGCCTTTTGCCGAACGTACTCTGTCATAGATGTGATTGAGAAATACTTAAATGATATTTATATCCCCTGCGAAGATCCAAACCGTTACACTTATTCAGCTGGTTCTACAGCGGGTGGGTTGGTGATATACGAAAATGGTGACTTTGCCTACTCTCACCATTCTACTGACCCTATTGGTGGAAGGCTTTGTAACGCATTTGATTTAGTTCGAATGCATTTATTTGGTGAGCTTGATGAAACGGTGAAAGAAGGAACTCCTATTAATCGCTTGCCTTCCTATAAAGCCATGTTAGAGGAAGCTTTAAAGGACAAGCAGGTCAAACTGACACTCGGTAAAGAACAGTTAAGCTTTGCTGCTGATGATTTTGAAGATGAAGACATGGAATGGCTAACGGAGTTAACTAGGGATCAAAAAGGGAACATCGTCTCCAGTGCACCGAATGTCATCCTCATTCTTGAAAATGACCCAGCTTTAAAAGACCGAATCTCATTGAATGACTTTGTCCACCGGGTGGTCATAAAAGATGATTTGCCTTGGCGGGGTGTCGAACGGGGTGAATATTGGTCCGATAGCGATGATGCCAGTTTACGAAATTACCTTTACTCTATTTACGGCATTAAAGGAGCGGGGGTTATTGCTGACGCTTGGAGTGAAGTGGCGGTGAAGTATGCCTTTCACCCAATTAAAAATTATTTAAACGGTCTTGTTTGGGATGGCCAGGAGCGGATTGAAACCTTATTGGTAGATTATCTTGGTGCTGATGATAATGAGTGCGTCCGAACATTTACTCGAAAAATTATGCTTGCAGCAGTGACAAGGATTTATAGACCTGGTGCCAAGTTTGATTACTGTGTGGTACTTGTTGGCCCTCAAGGTGTGGGGAAAAGTTACATTATTAAGCTAATAGGAAAAGAATGGCACTCGGATTCCTTGATTACTGTGAAGGGCAAAGAAGCCTATGAACAGCTTCAGGGTGCATGGATTTTAGAAATGGCCGAGCTGACGGCAACGAAGAAAGCAGATACGGAAGCGGTAAAGCATTTTATTTCTAAATCCGAGGACACCTTTCGAGTCGCTTATGGCAGACACAATGAAACGTTTAAGCGGCAGTGCGTGTTTTTCGGAACGACCAATGATTATGATTTTTTAAACGATCCTACCGGGAACCGCCGCTTTTTACCCATAACGGTTAATGGTGGCGGAAGGAAAAACATGTGGGGTGATTTGACGGAAGAGGAAGTTGACCAGATTTGGGCGGAGGCAAAGGTGCTGTATGAAAAGGGAGAGAGCCTTTCTTTAAGTAAGGATATTGAAGAAAAGGCTTATGAACTTCAGGCTGCTCATACTCAGGAAAATCCGATTGCGGAAAGCATTAGAAAGTATTTAGAAACTGCGGTTCCGTTGAATTGGTATGAACTAGATATTGGTACTAGGAGAACCTATTTGCATATGGATCAGGGTGAAAGTCAACCAGAAAAAACAATGAAGTTAAATAAGGTGTGTGCTCAAATGGTGTGGGAAGAGCTATTTCAAAAAGATATATCCATTATGACCAGATATGATGCCAAAGAAATTAATATGATTATTCAGCATACACCAGGCTGGAAAAGAGTAAGCTCTATTCGTTTTGATAATAATTATGGAACACAAAGAGGATTTAGAAGAGAGGATTTGTAA
- a CDS encoding phage antirepressor produces the protein MNRLQVVSNEVFGQLQVMELDGKVYFPATDCAKMLGYSNTKDAIKRHCRWVVKHDLPHPQNEKKVIQKNFIPEGDLYRLIVKSQLPAAEQFERWVFDDVLPDIRKHGMYASESLLDDILKNPDLGIKLFTEYKEAKEEAKKLKLANAQQKQIIGELQPKASYYDLVLQNKSIVPISIIAKDYGLSARKLNALLHELGVQFKMGKTWLLYQKYAEMGYTQSKTHAIDAERNVMHTYWTQKGRLFLYELLKREKGLVPLIERSTKTA, from the coding sequence ATGAATAGATTACAAGTAGTTTCAAATGAGGTTTTTGGACAGTTACAGGTAATGGAGTTGGATGGTAAGGTATATTTCCCTGCAACGGATTGTGCAAAGATGCTTGGCTATTCCAATACGAAAGATGCTATCAAACGCCATTGTCGGTGGGTAGTGAAACACGACCTACCTCATCCGCAGAACGAAAAAAAGGTTATTCAGAAGAATTTTATCCCTGAAGGTGATCTCTATCGTTTGATTGTGAAATCGCAACTTCCGGCGGCGGAGCAGTTTGAACGTTGGGTGTTCGATGACGTGCTACCAGATATCCGAAAACACGGAATGTACGCTTCCGAATCATTACTTGATGATATTCTTAAAAATCCAGATCTCGGCATTAAACTTTTTACGGAATATAAGGAAGCTAAAGAAGAAGCAAAAAAGCTAAAACTTGCCAATGCTCAACAGAAACAAATTATCGGTGAGTTGCAGCCGAAAGCGTCGTATTATGATTTGGTTCTTCAGAATAAATCGATTGTACCTATAAGCATTATTGCAAAAGATTACGGTCTATCTGCAAGAAAACTGAATGCCCTTCTTCATGAGTTAGGCGTTCAATTCAAAATGGGAAAAACATGGCTGCTTTATCAAAAATATGCGGAGATGGGCTACACGCAATCAAAAACTCATGCCATCGATGCCGAAAGAAATGTAATGCACACCTATTGGACGCAAAAGGGACGGTTGTTTCTTTATGAGTTGCTAAAGAGAGAAAAAGGGTTAGTGCCACTAATCGAACGTTCCACCAAAACTGCCTAG
- a CDS encoding IS110 family transposase: METLYKRCAGLDVHSETIVACVLMGESEADLVKETETFPTMTKDLFRLLKWLEEKQVTHIAMESTGVYWKPVYNILEDFFDITLANAQRIKNVPGRKTDVSDAEWIAKLLRHGLIEKSFVPPEDIRNLRDLTRLRKKWIGHMTSEKNRIQKVLETSNIKLSTVISDVFGVSGRKLLEQLMSNGYLDQKDVEQRIHGRMAHKKQSITDSLFGTINDHQLFLIKQSWMHIVYLEELISDIEKRIDEILKDYKEEVDIIVTMTGIKKDTAATIIAEIGVNMEQFPTSKHIASWAGLSPGNHESAGKRKSTRTVKGNPHIKSALCEAAWAASRSKNTRLSAKYWSLAARRGKKKALVAIGHRMLTIIYHMLKNKEPYHEST; encoded by the coding sequence ATGGAAACATTGTACAAACGGTGTGCTGGCTTGGATGTTCACTCAGAGACTATTGTAGCCTGTGTCCTAATGGGTGAATCAGAGGCAGACCTGGTAAAAGAAACTGAAACATTTCCTACTATGACTAAAGACTTGTTTCGGCTTCTAAAGTGGTTAGAAGAAAAACAGGTAACTCATATTGCGATGGAAAGCACTGGCGTTTACTGGAAACCTGTTTATAACATCTTAGAAGATTTTTTTGATATTACCTTGGCAAACGCACAAAGAATCAAAAACGTTCCCGGTAGAAAGACAGATGTGTCAGATGCAGAATGGATTGCCAAATTATTAAGACATGGATTAATAGAGAAGAGCTTTGTTCCTCCAGAGGACATAAGAAATCTAAGGGATCTAACTCGTCTCCGCAAGAAATGGATTGGTCATATGACATCTGAAAAGAATCGAATCCAAAAGGTACTTGAGACTTCAAATATCAAATTAAGTACAGTAATTTCAGATGTATTTGGAGTTTCCGGCAGGAAACTTTTAGAACAACTAATGTCTAATGGTTACTTAGATCAAAAAGACGTTGAACAAAGAATTCATGGTCGAATGGCTCATAAAAAACAGTCAATTACGGACTCCTTGTTTGGTACGATAAATGACCACCAATTATTTCTTATCAAACAATCTTGGATGCACATTGTCTATCTAGAAGAGTTAATATCAGATATTGAAAAAAGGATAGATGAAATCTTAAAAGACTACAAAGAAGAAGTGGATATCATTGTCACGATGACAGGTATTAAAAAAGATACAGCAGCTACAATAATTGCAGAAATCGGAGTAAATATGGAACAATTTCCTACTTCCAAACATATTGCTTCCTGGGCAGGACTATCACCAGGAAATCATGAAAGTGCAGGGAAAAGAAAAAGCACACGGACGGTGAAAGGAAACCCTCATATTAAGTCAGCACTTTGCGAAGCTGCGTGGGCAGCATCACGAAGTAAAAACACCAGGTTATCCGCTAAATATTGGTCACTAGCTGCAAGAAGAGGAAAGAAAAAAGCACTCGTTGCCATTGGACATCGAATGCTTACAATCATCTATCACATGCTAAAGAACAAAGAACCCTACCATGAGTCAACATAA
- a CDS encoding DNA polymerase, with protein MKLLAIDIETYSKADLVKCGVYAYSESADFEILLLAYAIDDEEVQIVDLASGEKIPDAIERAMTDPKVLKTAYNANFERTCLAKHFNKPMPPDQWRCSSVHALTLGLPGYLDGVAKCLRLKEQKLKEGKSLIRYFSVPCKPTKVNEGRTRNLPEHDPDRWNTFKLYCKQDVEVERQIRKKLEAFPISKVEQKLWELDQKINDEGVLIDKSLVINAIQADRAFQDELFDEAILLTGLENPNSPVQLKGWLVKQGIEVDSLAKKNVEALMSEVENPKVKRLLELRQAMSKTSVKKYEAMERSVCLDQKIRGLLQFYGASRTGRWAGRLVQIHNLPRNSMGDLHIARSLLKSGDYETINILFDSLSDVLSQLIRTAFIPSKGNRFIVADFSAIEARVIAWLAGERWRMDVFQTHGKIYEASAAQMFKVPIETIDKGSPLRQKGKIAELALGYGGSKGALMQMGALEMGLSESELPELVSAWREANPNIVKLWWSIEAAAIKAVKEKVVVKMHYGLTFHYAKGILFITLPSGRSLAYVRPRIGVDERFGKEQLTYEGTEQGSKQWGRIPTYGGKLTENIIQAIARDCLAVSMLRLDEAGYHINFHVHDEVILNVPVGTGSMEEVENIMGQSIDWAPGLPLGADSFETDYYKKQS; from the coding sequence ATGAAACTGCTAGCAATCGATATTGAAACCTACAGTAAGGCGGACCTCGTGAAATGCGGGGTCTACGCTTACAGTGAATCAGCTGATTTTGAAATTCTCCTTTTGGCCTATGCGATTGATGATGAAGAGGTACAAATTGTTGACTTAGCATCTGGTGAGAAGATACCGGATGCCATTGAAAGAGCGATGACGGATCCAAAAGTGTTAAAAACAGCTTACAATGCAAATTTTGAACGAACGTGTTTAGCCAAGCACTTTAACAAACCAATGCCACCTGACCAATGGCGGTGTTCATCTGTTCATGCTTTAACGCTTGGTTTGCCTGGATATCTCGATGGGGTGGCCAAGTGCCTCAGGCTGAAGGAACAGAAGCTGAAGGAAGGGAAATCCTTAATTCGCTATTTTTCGGTTCCATGTAAACCTACCAAAGTGAATGAGGGGAGAACTCGGAATCTACCAGAACATGATCCTGATAGGTGGAACACCTTTAAACTTTACTGTAAACAGGACGTTGAGGTTGAAAGACAAATCCGAAAGAAACTAGAGGCTTTCCCTATTTCAAAAGTCGAACAGAAGCTTTGGGAGCTAGACCAGAAAATCAATGATGAAGGGGTTCTAATCGATAAAAGCCTAGTCATAAATGCTATTCAGGCAGATAGGGCGTTTCAGGATGAGCTATTCGATGAGGCTATCCTTTTAACAGGGCTAGAGAATCCAAATAGTCCAGTGCAATTAAAAGGTTGGTTAGTGAAGCAAGGAATAGAAGTAGATAGCCTTGCAAAGAAAAATGTGGAAGCACTAATGAGTGAAGTGGAAAACCCAAAAGTAAAGCGGCTGCTGGAACTGAGACAAGCAATGTCCAAAACATCGGTGAAAAAATATGAAGCCATGGAGCGTTCCGTCTGCCTTGACCAAAAAATTAGGGGATTGTTGCAATTTTATGGTGCGAGTAGGACAGGCCGTTGGGCTGGGAGACTTGTACAAATTCACAATCTCCCGAGGAACAGTATGGGCGATTTACACATTGCTAGAAGTCTTTTGAAATCCGGGGATTACGAAACGATAAATATTCTTTTTGATAGTTTGTCGGACGTATTATCGCAATTAATCCGAACAGCGTTTATTCCATCAAAGGGCAACCGTTTTATTGTAGCTGACTTTTCAGCAATTGAAGCAAGAGTGATTGCTTGGCTTGCAGGAGAGCGTTGGAGGATGGATGTGTTCCAAACGCATGGAAAAATATATGAGGCTTCAGCTGCTCAAATGTTCAAGGTACCTATTGAAACCATCGATAAAGGAAGTCCACTCAGACAGAAGGGGAAGATTGCGGAACTTGCTCTAGGCTACGGCGGTTCTAAAGGAGCGTTGATGCAAATGGGAGCCTTGGAGATGGGGCTATCGGAAAGTGAACTGCCAGAGTTGGTTTCTGCCTGGAGGGAAGCGAATCCGAATATTGTGAAGCTTTGGTGGAGCATAGAAGCTGCAGCAATCAAGGCTGTGAAAGAAAAAGTAGTAGTGAAAATGCATTATGGTCTTACTTTTCACTATGCAAAAGGGATTTTATTTATCACGCTGCCATCAGGTCGTTCCCTTGCATACGTAAGGCCCAGAATCGGCGTGGACGAGCGTTTTGGCAAAGAACAGCTTACGTATGAAGGAACGGAACAAGGCTCCAAGCAGTGGGGCAGGATTCCCACTTACGGTGGAAAGCTTACGGAGAATATTATTCAAGCCATTGCTAGAGATTGTCTAGCTGTATCGATGCTTCGATTGGATGAAGCGGGATACCATATTAATTTTCATGTCCATGATGAAGTCATTCTTAATGTTCCCGTTGGAACTGGGTCAATGGAAGAAGTAGAAAACATAATGGGTCAATCGATTGATTGGGCACCTGGGCTGCCATTGGGAGCGGATAGCTTTGAAACGGATTATTACAAAAAACAATCATGA